A stretch of Spirochaeta cellobiosiphila DSM 17781 DNA encodes these proteins:
- a CDS encoding HAD family hydrolase yields the protein MKYIIWDWNGTILDDLQLCIDITNGMLEEHGLPAFKNTDDYRQVFTFPIRNYYTKIGFDFDKVPFETIAEQFINLYQPQSLNCPLTKDVTKIMETLRIRGYKQIILSASSQERLDAQVHHFGVNRYVEEILGLNNIWAASKIELAQHWIKNHKTDEIVVIGDTLHDWELAQTIQADCLLFTKGHQIHKSSSDYILFNSMEDLLDYL from the coding sequence ATGAAATACATTATCTGGGATTGGAACGGTACCATATTGGATGATCTTCAACTTTGTATCGATATAACCAATGGAATGCTTGAAGAGCATGGCCTTCCCGCTTTTAAGAATACAGATGACTACAGACAAGTATTCACCTTCCCTATTCGAAATTATTATACCAAAATAGGTTTTGATTTTGATAAAGTTCCCTTTGAGACGATAGCAGAACAATTTATTAATCTCTATCAACCTCAAAGTTTGAATTGCCCTTTAACTAAAGATGTCACTAAAATCATGGAAACCCTAAGAATCAGGGGATACAAGCAAATTATATTATCTGCCTCATCCCAAGAGCGATTAGATGCACAAGTGCATCACTTTGGTGTAAACAGATATGTAGAAGAGATATTAGGACTTAACAACATATGGGCAGCCTCTAAGATTGAACTAGCACAACATTGGATTAAGAATCACAAAACAGATGAAATAGTTGTCATTGGTGACACACTACATGATTGGGAATTAGCACAGACCATACAAGCAGATTGCCTCTTATTTACAAAAGGTCATCAAATACATAAATCATCCTCAGATTATATACTTTTCAATTCAATGGAAGATCTACTTGATTATCTATAA
- a CDS encoding thioredoxin family protein produces the protein MEALKDKQQFTDMVNSDDKVSIAIFRGEWCGDCHFIDPFIDEVAKEYADTIQTFNVDIEEFNDIAGQYEIMGIPSFVAFKGGKEVNRFVNRDRKTREEITNFFQESLLR, from the coding sequence ATGGAAGCTTTAAAAGACAAACAACAGTTCACAGATATGGTTAATTCTGATGATAAAGTATCGATAGCGATATTCAGAGGAGAATGGTGTGGAGATTGCCATTTTATAGATCCTTTTATTGATGAAGTGGCAAAAGAATATGCAGACACGATTCAAACCTTCAATGTTGACATAGAAGAATTCAATGATATTGCCGGTCAATATGAAATCATGGGCATCCCTAGCTTTGTAGCCTTTAAAGGTGGGAAAGAAGTCAACCGTTTCGTCAATAGAGATCGTAAGACCAGAGAAGAAATCACTAACTTTTTTCAAGAATCTTTACTTCGCTAG
- a CDS encoding DUF342 domain-containing protein, whose amino-acid sequence MSVESVQNRNGSVSLQVREDGLEAYMDFIPALGSGMDLSKDYIKSFLASQGINEGINWDIIDKVLLEITEHKKILKNVLIAVGKAPHKEIPAYFKIEKRFFVDPMDTSKVKGSVDYRDVHSFRVVKKGEVLAVLIKRKSGENGMDVFGNVVNYEKKSVVPLIPGENTYFKAGYVKSKINGRYINNHEKFWVEEVLDIQNGVDYRTGHIVFPGDVHINGVIQDGFKVISGGNIQTSGTLDATEVLCKKNLQVHGGIIGRQKAIVRVGGDLYCDYIENCHIEVKGDIYIKRNVMNSELYCQGSIHMSNDSVLLSSLIKAKNNVEAHDIGHPGSPRSTLYLGMDFVIERRMKHVQEQLEKNQVILDKTQDTDETISNLQNDQNALIEEMNELSAQLLNPESILTVSGSIETGTVIYMEGAEYQFEKPASHIKVCLEENKILQKELT is encoded by the coding sequence ATGTCAGTAGAATCTGTTCAAAATAGAAATGGCTCAGTCTCATTGCAGGTACGTGAAGATGGTTTAGAGGCTTATATGGATTTCATCCCCGCTCTTGGATCGGGAATGGATTTGTCAAAGGATTATATAAAAAGCTTTTTAGCAAGCCAAGGTATTAATGAAGGTATTAACTGGGATATTATCGATAAAGTATTACTTGAAATCACAGAACATAAGAAAATACTAAAAAACGTGCTAATAGCTGTTGGCAAAGCTCCTCATAAAGAAATCCCCGCCTATTTTAAGATAGAAAAAAGGTTTTTCGTTGATCCCATGGATACTTCTAAAGTTAAAGGTTCTGTTGATTACCGTGACGTTCATAGCTTTAGAGTTGTTAAGAAGGGGGAAGTCTTAGCTGTTCTTATCAAACGAAAATCCGGTGAAAATGGAATGGATGTCTTTGGTAATGTAGTTAATTATGAAAAGAAGTCCGTTGTTCCTTTGATTCCTGGTGAGAATACCTATTTTAAAGCTGGATACGTAAAAAGTAAAATTAATGGGCGTTATATCAATAATCATGAGAAATTTTGGGTGGAAGAAGTTTTGGACATTCAAAACGGGGTGGATTATCGTACAGGTCATATAGTATTTCCTGGGGATGTACACATAAATGGGGTCATACAGGATGGTTTTAAAGTTATATCTGGTGGAAATATCCAGACTAGTGGAACTCTGGATGCTACTGAGGTCCTTTGTAAAAAAAATCTTCAAGTTCATGGTGGCATAATAGGCCGGCAAAAAGCCATTGTACGTGTTGGTGGTGATCTATATTGTGATTACATTGAAAATTGTCATATTGAAGTTAAAGGTGATATCTATATAAAGCGCAATGTTATGAACAGTGAACTATATTGTCAGGGCAGTATTCACATGTCAAATGATAGTGTTCTCCTTAGTTCTTTAATTAAAGCTAAGAATAATGTTGAAGCCCATGATATCGGACATCCTGGTAGTCCTCGATCAACCTTGTATTTGGGAATGGATTTTGTTATTGAGCGTCGTATGAAACATGTACAGGAACAGCTGGAGAAAAATCAAGTTATTCTTGATAAAACACAGGATACAGATGAAACCATATCGAATCTTCAAAATGACCAAAATGCTTTGATAGAAGAAATGAACGAACTATCTGCACAATTGCTTAATCCTGAATCAATTTTGACAGTATCTGGTAGTATTGAAACAGGGACTGTTATTTATATGGAAGGTGCAGAATATCAGTTTGAGAAACCGGCAAGTCATATTAAAGTGTGCTTGGAAGAGAATAAAATACTGCAGAAAGAATTGACCTAA
- a CDS encoding ABC transporter ATP-binding protein produces the protein MVELQDLSLTYNKGKTKIFHALNYQFKANKIHILIGRSGCGKSSLLYLLAGLKRPQEGQIKIEGQEAQAGRKDISIILQEFGLFPWKTAYDNLLLGLKLRGIKKEVCQDKINKILKLLNLSGRENSYPHQLSGGEQQRLAIGRAVILDPTLLLLDEPFSSLDAMIRESMQDLLLILQNQMNRPTIIMVTHSIEEAVFLADYIHIMDNEGQLHSLPNHPEGKDYRLKEQYFNQCVRIREELERRSMNV, from the coding sequence ATGGTAGAACTACAAGACTTATCCCTCACCTATAACAAAGGAAAAACAAAAATATTCCACGCTCTGAATTACCAATTTAAGGCCAACAAGATTCATATCCTCATTGGACGATCAGGATGTGGAAAATCAAGTTTGCTCTATTTATTGGCAGGTTTAAAACGGCCACAAGAGGGACAGATAAAAATAGAAGGTCAAGAGGCTCAGGCAGGTCGAAAAGATATAAGTATCATATTACAAGAATTTGGATTATTTCCTTGGAAGACAGCCTATGATAACCTGCTCTTGGGACTAAAACTAAGAGGAATTAAAAAAGAAGTATGCCAGGACAAGATCAATAAAATATTGAAGCTTTTAAATCTATCAGGCAGGGAAAATTCCTATCCTCACCAATTGTCTGGAGGTGAACAACAACGCCTAGCTATAGGAAGAGCTGTTATTTTAGACCCTACACTCTTACTTTTAGACGAACCGTTTTCGTCTTTAGACGCTATGATCAGAGAATCTATGCAAGACTTACTCCTCATTCTACAAAACCAAATGAATAGACCCACTATCATCATGGTAACACATAGCATTGAAGAGGCTGTATTTTTAGCTGACTATATTCATATTATGGATAACGAGGGTCAGCTTCACTCCCTACCTAATCATCCAGAAGGAAAGGACTACAGACTAAAAGAGCAATACTTCAATCAATGTGTCAGAATCAGAGAAGAGCTGGAAAGGAGAAGTATGAATGTTTAG
- a CDS encoding ABC transporter permease, whose amino-acid sequence MFRKLASLFILLLLWFGVSYNLSLNFFPSPIDVLHILVNPKIFYTIVTNVFISLGRVVTALICAFTPAMVLSILTSRSTKLSQLFNPIIYMLFPVPKIALLPIILLFLGLGNLSKIFLVALIVFFQFYITISDGIRHIDKKYFESFSSLGGSTVQSIIHIILPASLPRVFSTLRLTMGTSIAVLFMTETYASRSGIGWYIMDAWSRFSYIEMYAGIVFLGLTGFLLVELINVGEYFCCPWLRNNNSSA is encoded by the coding sequence ATGTTTAGGAAATTAGCCTCTCTCTTTATCTTACTCCTACTCTGGTTCGGTGTTAGTTATAACCTTAGTTTAAATTTCTTCCCCTCTCCTATAGACGTTCTGCATATACTGGTAAATCCCAAAATATTTTATACCATAGTCACAAATGTTTTTATCTCTTTAGGAAGGGTTGTAACCGCCTTGATATGTGCTTTCACACCAGCCATGGTATTGTCCATATTAACAAGTCGAAGCACTAAATTAAGCCAATTATTCAATCCAATAATATATATGTTATTTCCTGTACCGAAGATTGCCTTACTACCGATTATTCTGTTATTTCTTGGATTGGGGAACTTATCAAAAATATTTTTAGTCGCACTTATTGTGTTTTTTCAATTCTACATAACCATATCAGATGGTATTCGCCATATTGACAAAAAGTATTTTGAGTCCTTTTCTAGTTTAGGAGGTTCCACAGTACAAAGTATAATTCATATCATCCTACCAGCTTCTCTCCCAAGGGTTTTCTCAACACTTCGCCTAACAATGGGAACAAGTATAGCTGTATTATTTATGACAGAAACCTATGCCTCCAGAAGTGGCATAGGCTGGTATATAATGGATGCCTGGTCCCGCTTTTCTTATATAGAAATGTATGCAGGAATAGTATTTTTAGGTTTAACAGGGTTCCTACTTGTAGAACTTATTAACGTAGGGGAATACTTTTGTTGTCCATGGTTACGCAACAATAATTCCTCCGCCTAA
- a CDS encoding argininosuccinate synthase — protein MDNKIKKIALAYSGGLDTSIIIPWLKEQHPGAEVIAICTNVGQGEDWDAVEKKAIASGASKIYIEDIQEDFAKDFLFPMIRSGALYQGKYFLGTSIARPLQAKRQVEIALAEGADALCHGCTGKGNDQVRFELTYKALAPQLKVIAPWRVWNITSREQAIDYAKANNIPIGDISKKNIYSRDWNIWHISHEGGDLENPWNRPTDPMFKLSVSPKEAPDKETEITIDFEKGFPVGIDGQKMTPIEVLLKLNKLGGENGIGRDDIVEDRIVGMKSRGVYETPAGTILYKAIKELEMLTMDFDTLSYKNSLSQKYADLVYAGKWYTPLRESIDAFMQQATKYTTGSVRVVLYKGNVIIAGRKSKYSLYLEDLASFGESSYDHKDADGFINLFGLSTGVAAMVRKGVEAGEGQSAEILGTAASYHAE, from the coding sequence GTGGACAACAAAATAAAGAAAATCGCACTAGCTTATTCGGGAGGATTAGATACTTCCATCATTATCCCATGGTTAAAAGAACAACACCCAGGAGCAGAGGTTATTGCCATCTGTACCAACGTTGGCCAAGGTGAAGATTGGGATGCAGTCGAAAAGAAAGCCATCGCTTCCGGTGCTTCTAAAATATATATAGAAGATATTCAGGAAGATTTCGCCAAGGACTTTCTCTTTCCCATGATTCGAAGCGGAGCCTTATACCAAGGAAAGTATTTCTTAGGAACTTCCATTGCACGACCACTTCAGGCCAAAAGACAAGTAGAAATTGCCCTTGCAGAAGGAGCGGATGCTTTATGTCATGGTTGTACTGGTAAAGGAAATGACCAAGTCAGATTTGAGCTTACTTACAAAGCCCTGGCCCCCCAATTAAAAGTAATAGCACCATGGCGTGTTTGGAATATTACGTCCAGAGAGCAAGCCATTGACTATGCCAAGGCCAACAATATTCCTATCGGAGATATTAGCAAGAAGAATATCTACTCTAGAGATTGGAACATTTGGCACATCAGTCATGAAGGGGGAGACCTTGAAAACCCTTGGAATAGACCAACAGACCCCATGTTCAAGTTATCTGTTTCCCCTAAAGAAGCTCCTGATAAAGAAACAGAAATCACTATTGATTTTGAAAAAGGATTTCCTGTAGGAATTGACGGACAAAAAATGACTCCGATTGAAGTCCTTCTTAAGCTTAACAAACTTGGTGGAGAAAACGGAATTGGTCGTGATGACATCGTAGAAGATCGAATTGTAGGAATGAAAAGCCGTGGTGTTTATGAAACTCCAGCCGGCACTATCCTCTATAAAGCCATAAAAGAATTAGAAATGCTTACTATGGACTTCGATACCCTAAGCTACAAGAACTCTTTGAGTCAGAAATATGCCGACCTTGTCTATGCTGGTAAATGGTATACACCGTTAAGAGAATCCATTGATGCTTTCATGCAACAAGCTACAAAGTACACAACAGGTTCTGTTAGGGTGGTACTCTATAAAGGAAACGTTATTATAGCAGGAAGAAAGTCTAAGTACAGCCTGTACTTGGAAGATCTAGCATCCTTCGGGGAAAGCTCATATGACCATAAAGATGCTGATGGCTTTATCAATCTGTTTGGTTTATCAACAGGTGTTGCGGCAATGGTCCGCAAAGGGGTGGAAGCCGGAGAAGGTCAATCTGCCGAAATTTTAGGAACAGCTGCTTCCTATCACGCCGAATAA
- a CDS encoding aspartate aminotransferase family protein, translating to MQKSYITSKTSLPKSFGDSFLELEKGKGVFLWDKGGKKYLDFGSGIAVNSLGYSNKGILSAIRRQSKKIIHTSNLYTSEPTTRLAKELTSLGEFDAVHLGNSGTEANEAAIKFARLYSLSKKGKGHTKLLSFEGAFHGRTLGALTLTPTPKYKDPFGPLLPDCYTIAPNDIELLKNTLDDSFAGIIIEPLQGEGGLNSFDPAFIQVLNELCKSLDIILIADEVQTGLGRTGSMFASELVGLKPDIITLAKPLGGGLPLSATLIPQKINDLLKPGHHGSTFGGGPLTSAVALEVMKVVNDKTFLKGVTDKGDYLVQQLDLLKQDYSCLGQTKGMGLLRGIELDETKAGFTIAELIGEARNQGLLILRCGSNVIRLAPPLVITVKEIDQALALLRTSLNNLTNGGLT from the coding sequence ATGCAAAAATCATACATAACGTCAAAAACTTCCTTACCTAAAAGCTTTGGAGATTCATTCCTGGAATTAGAAAAAGGCAAGGGAGTGTTTCTCTGGGACAAGGGAGGTAAAAAGTACCTCGACTTTGGTTCGGGGATTGCAGTGAATTCCTTAGGGTATTCCAATAAAGGGATATTAAGTGCGATCCGGCGGCAATCAAAGAAAATAATTCATACATCCAATCTCTATACCTCAGAACCGACCACTCGTTTAGCCAAAGAACTAACATCACTGGGTGAATTTGATGCCGTACATTTGGGCAATAGTGGAACAGAAGCAAACGAAGCCGCTATAAAGTTTGCCCGACTTTATTCCTTAAGCAAGAAAGGAAAAGGTCACACTAAACTACTTAGCTTTGAAGGGGCTTTTCATGGGAGAACCTTAGGGGCCCTAACCCTAACACCTACTCCTAAGTACAAAGATCCCTTTGGACCATTATTACCTGATTGTTATACTATAGCCCCCAACGATATAGAGTTACTTAAAAATACTTTGGATGATAGCTTTGCTGGGATCATTATTGAACCATTACAAGGAGAAGGAGGATTAAATAGTTTTGATCCTGCCTTCATACAGGTCCTTAATGAGCTATGCAAATCTTTGGATATAATCTTAATCGCTGATGAGGTTCAAACAGGACTAGGAAGAACGGGTTCCATGTTTGCCTCTGAATTAGTAGGTTTAAAGCCAGATATTATTACCTTAGCCAAGCCTTTAGGGGGTGGCTTACCCTTATCAGCGACCTTAATACCTCAAAAAATCAATGACTTGCTAAAGCCTGGTCATCATGGTTCTACCTTTGGTGGAGGTCCCTTGACTTCCGCAGTAGCACTAGAGGTTATGAAAGTCGTTAATGACAAAACATTCCTGAAAGGGGTAACAGATAAAGGAGATTATCTAGTCCAACAATTAGACCTTCTCAAACAAGACTATTCTTGTCTGGGACAAACTAAAGGAATGGGCCTACTAAGAGGAATAGAACTAGATGAGACTAAAGCTGGATTTACCATTGCCGAATTAATTGGTGAAGCCAGAAATCAGGGATTGTTAATCTTAAGATGCGGATCTAATGTCATCAGGCTAGCACCCCCTTTAGTCATTACAGTAAAAGAAATTGATCAAGCATTAGCCTTATTAAGAACATCCTTAAACAACCTAACAAACGGAGGATTAACATAG
- the argB gene encoding acetylglutamate kinase, whose protein sequence is MTETIVIKMGGQAVSNQNQLEQCLKEISLISGTYKIILVHGGGHEISSFSKKLGIEPYFKEGIRMTSKEEMTLVDMVLGGSFNKLLVRKAQLNHLKAVGISGSDGPIFQGHALGSGNYTGRIDHVDISLIKHLLSGGYFPILAPPSIDEEGNPLNINADEAALALATAIKASHLLFISDIPGILNDGVLIPSMTPMAINTAIKDKIIIGGMIPKVQSAIKGLEEGIGQVVIGQYTHENSLLNLIEGSEGTQIHLEH, encoded by the coding sequence ATGACAGAAACTATAGTTATCAAAATGGGCGGCCAAGCTGTATCTAACCAAAACCAGTTAGAGCAATGTTTAAAAGAAATCTCCCTGATATCAGGAACCTACAAAATAATTCTCGTTCATGGCGGAGGTCATGAAATTAGTTCCTTTTCCAAAAAACTCGGAATTGAACCCTATTTTAAAGAGGGGATACGAATGACAAGTAAAGAGGAAATGACCCTTGTAGATATGGTGTTAGGAGGTAGTTTTAACAAACTATTAGTGAGAAAGGCTCAACTAAATCATCTTAAAGCTGTGGGAATTTCCGGGAGCGACGGGCCTATCTTTCAAGGACATGCTTTAGGCTCCGGCAATTATACAGGAAGAATTGATCACGTAGATATCTCTCTCATCAAACATCTACTATCAGGGGGATATTTCCCTATATTGGCACCACCTTCTATTGATGAAGAGGGAAACCCTCTCAATATAAACGCTGATGAAGCCGCTTTAGCTTTAGCTACAGCTATTAAAGCTTCTCACCTGCTCTTTATTTCTGATATTCCGGGAATATTAAATGATGGTGTTTTGATTCCTTCCATGACTCCCATGGCTATAAATACCGCCATTAAAGACAAAATCATCATAGGGGGAATGATCCCCAAGGTTCAATCAGCCATTAAGGGCTTGGAAGAGGGAATAGGCCAGGTAGTCATTGGCCAATATACACATGAGAATAGTCTACTCAACCTCATTGAAGGCTCTGAGGGGACTCAAATACATCTTGAGCATTAG
- the mnmA gene encoding tRNA 2-thiouridine(34) synthase MnmA, translating into MAKVLAVALSGGVDSSVALQLLKKDWSQIVGASHYIWKDSRCCTVETLNRARYLCKINDIPYYKLDLSPQFKVKVVDDFSNTYLMGQTPNPCVRCNERIRFSLFYETLKERLREEGRLSEGDDLYFATGHYVKTEKTEDGYFLKRAKDTLKDQTYMLYRIPKKILEKMVFPLGDMTKAEVVSIAREEKMPSASARESQDACFLDGGEYSDFLTEYTGRDDLSVPGIIMDTNGNALGQHKGYIHYTIGQRKGLGLGNGPWYVTEIRAKSNHIIVGRQEELGKREFTINDTNWFFHDEKESFSGSVKIRYQSKDVPCSVEKVGDDTYHVILEKPASVTPGQSAVFYDGEYLLGGGIIVA; encoded by the coding sequence ATGGCTAAGGTTCTAGCTGTCGCTTTAAGCGGTGGGGTTGATTCTAGTGTTGCCTTACAACTACTCAAAAAAGATTGGTCACAAATAGTTGGTGCCAGTCATTATATATGGAAAGATTCCCGTTGCTGCACAGTGGAAACACTAAACAGAGCAAGATACTTGTGTAAAATTAATGATATTCCCTATTATAAATTAGATTTATCACCTCAATTTAAAGTTAAAGTTGTTGATGATTTTTCAAATACTTATTTGATGGGACAGACACCAAATCCTTGTGTGCGTTGTAATGAACGTATTCGGTTTAGTCTTTTTTATGAAACATTAAAAGAGAGGCTAAGAGAAGAAGGGAGATTATCTGAAGGGGATGATTTGTATTTTGCTACTGGGCATTATGTTAAAACGGAAAAGACGGAAGATGGTTATTTTCTTAAAAGAGCAAAGGATACCTTAAAGGATCAAACATATATGCTTTATCGTATTCCAAAGAAAATATTAGAAAAGATGGTTTTTCCTTTGGGGGATATGACAAAAGCGGAAGTGGTAAGTATTGCTAGAGAGGAAAAAATGCCATCTGCTTCTGCAAGAGAAAGTCAAGATGCTTGTTTTCTTGATGGTGGTGAGTACTCGGATTTTCTAACAGAATATACAGGAAGAGACGATTTAAGCGTTCCTGGAATTATCATGGACACAAATGGCAATGCATTGGGACAGCATAAAGGATATATCCACTACACAATAGGTCAACGTAAGGGCCTTGGTTTAGGTAATGGACCCTGGTATGTTACAGAGATCAGAGCTAAGTCGAATCATATTATCGTTGGACGTCAGGAAGAATTAGGTAAAAGAGAGTTCACCATTAATGATACTAACTGGTTCTTCCATGATGAAAAGGAAAGCTTTAGTGGGTCTGTCAAAATCCGTTATCAAAGCAAAGATGTGCCCTGTTCTGTTGAGAAAGTAGGTGACGATACGTATCATGTCATTCTTGAAAAACCTGCCTCTGTTACACCCGGACAGTCAGCTGTTTTCTATGATGGTGAATATTTATTAGGCGGAGGAATTATTGTTGCGTAA
- the argC gene encoding N-acetyl-gamma-glutamyl-phosphate reductase: MKAAVLGATGYTGQLLLKLLNNHEKIDQIMPVTTSQVGQSISKSLPRLGNSLNRKTQLTKGCFISREEALKESPDVVFAALPHLKSAPFAEPFLDKSVLIDLSADYRLKDPEVFAIAYGQRPPVETRLKDSVYGLCEWNRQDIKKSNIIAVPGCYPTATLLPLLPFANKGLIKGSIIVNALSGISGAGKKLAENYLYVERDENCGPYAPGKVHRHSYEIEHYIHGEGSSEEVYFTPNLVPMVKGMTVTSTFYAPDLSETGAMDLLQEFYSDQPCIGLREDLPQSADVAGSNRCDIAIRKSGNQIFLFSAIDNLMKGASGSAIQNFNIRFGWDDSLGLPLSAEV, from the coding sequence ATGAAAGCAGCTGTTTTAGGAGCCACAGGATATACTGGACAATTATTATTAAAATTACTCAACAATCACGAAAAAATTGATCAGATAATGCCAGTGACAACAAGTCAAGTAGGACAATCTATAAGTAAGAGTCTACCAAGATTAGGTAACTCATTAAACAGGAAAACTCAGTTGACAAAGGGATGCTTCATTAGTAGAGAAGAGGCCCTTAAGGAATCACCTGATGTAGTATTTGCGGCACTTCCCCATCTAAAAAGTGCTCCATTTGCGGAACCTTTTTTAGATAAAAGTGTACTTATAGATTTATCAGCTGATTATCGTTTAAAAGATCCTGAAGTCTTTGCCATCGCCTATGGTCAAAGACCTCCTGTTGAAACTAGACTAAAAGACTCAGTTTATGGTTTGTGTGAATGGAATAGGCAAGATATAAAAAAAAGCAATATTATTGCTGTACCCGGTTGTTATCCTACAGCAACCCTACTCCCCCTCCTTCCTTTTGCTAACAAAGGCTTAATCAAGGGAAGTATAATTGTTAATGCCTTATCTGGCATAAGTGGAGCCGGTAAAAAACTGGCAGAAAACTATCTATATGTTGAAAGAGACGAAAACTGTGGTCCCTATGCGCCTGGAAAGGTGCACCGTCATAGCTATGAAATCGAACATTATATTCATGGAGAAGGCTCCTCAGAAGAAGTCTATTTTACTCCCAATTTGGTACCAATGGTTAAAGGAATGACTGTAACATCTACATTTTATGCACCAGACCTAAGTGAGACAGGAGCAATGGATCTTTTACAGGAATTTTACTCAGATCAGCCATGCATTGGTCTTAGAGAAGACTTACCTCAATCAGCGGATGTTGCAGGATCTAATAGATGTGATATTGCCATAAGAAAATCGGGAAATCAAATTTTCCTATTCAGTGCCATTGATAATCTTATGAAAGGTGCTAGTGGTAGTGCTATCCAGAACTTCAATATTCGATTCGGCTGGGATGATTCTTTAGGCCTTCCTTTATCAGCTGAGGTATAA
- a CDS encoding arginine repressor: MKGRSARLRIIKKIIENHRIPSQEDLLGFLKKEGVQVTQATLSRDLKLLKVGKVSDGKSGYYYTLPGEDNIRETEKDYIKDFQRGFIGIEFSTNIAVIRTYPGHANSVALALDNFNLDEKIGTIAGDDTIMIIIREGFTQDDFLDSLKSKIPELEL, translated from the coding sequence GTGAAGGGACGATCAGCACGGTTAAGAATTATTAAAAAAATTATTGAGAACCACCGAATACCAAGCCAGGAAGATCTACTCGGTTTTCTTAAAAAAGAAGGTGTTCAAGTTACTCAAGCCACTCTTAGCCGCGATTTGAAACTACTAAAAGTGGGCAAAGTATCTGATGGAAAAAGCGGATATTACTATACATTGCCTGGCGAAGACAACATTCGAGAAACGGAAAAGGATTATATAAAGGATTTCCAAAGAGGATTTATAGGAATTGAGTTCAGCACAAATATAGCTGTAATTCGTACCTATCCAGGGCACGCTAATTCAGTAGCCCTTGCATTGGACAACTTTAATCTTGATGAAAAAATAGGAACCATCGCCGGTGATGATACGATTATGATCATAATACGAGAAGGGTTCACTCAAGATGATTTTCTGGACAGTCTCAAAAGTAAAATACCCGAATTGGAGCTATAA